A window from Candidatus Nitrosotenuis uzonensis encodes these proteins:
- a CDS encoding NAD-dependent succinate-semialdehyde dehydrogenase, which translates to MKITTVNPATEQPIQTYSQMEKDEITQKITRSKSAFPNWRMDFEKRKSLIYDLVSYLRNNKIQLAEVATKEMGKALKESISEVEKCAWALEFYADYGGSFITEEVLNTDARKSFITFEPLGVVASIMPWNFPYWQALRFAAPCLMAGNTIVMKPSSVTVQCGLELEKAFRESGFPEGVFSVVIGSSEAANNLIDSDVNAVTFTGSTNIGAMVGKRAASQLKKCVLELGGSDPFIVLEDANIEKAANGAVKGRFINCGQSCIASKRFFVSKKIVNEFIEKFIHNTSRLSVGDPMIIENDMGPLVNKEALENISSIVDDARKKGANVLLGGERTGNVGYFYKPTILTNITPEMRISREETFGPVAPITVFEDEKEALRLANDSEFGLGASIWTENLNKAEALSRRIESGIVTVNNVVISDPRIPFGGIKQSGYGRELSRYGMLEFVNIKSVRFYDQLIHHHYVE; encoded by the coding sequence ATGGAAAAGGACGAGATAACTCAAAAGATAACGCGCTCAAAGTCCGCATTCCCTAACTGGAGGATGGATTTTGAAAAAAGAAAATCACTGATTTACGATCTTGTCTCATATTTGAGAAACAACAAGATCCAACTTGCTGAAGTGGCCACAAAGGAGATGGGCAAGGCACTCAAAGAGTCAATATCTGAGGTTGAGAAGTGCGCGTGGGCGTTGGAATTCTACGCTGATTATGGGGGATCCTTTATCACAGAAGAAGTACTCAATACAGATGCGCGCAAAAGCTTCATAACGTTTGAGCCTCTTGGCGTGGTGGCATCAATAATGCCTTGGAATTTTCCGTACTGGCAGGCACTAAGATTTGCGGCTCCATGTCTGATGGCGGGAAACACTATAGTCATGAAACCGTCGAGCGTTACGGTACAGTGTGGTCTTGAGCTTGAAAAAGCATTTCGTGAATCCGGATTTCCAGAAGGCGTATTCTCTGTAGTAATAGGCAGCTCAGAAGCTGCAAACAATCTGATAGATTCCGATGTAAATGCTGTTACGTTCACTGGTAGCACAAATATAGGAGCCATGGTGGGCAAGCGAGCTGCATCACAACTAAAAAAATGTGTACTTGAACTTGGCGGAAGTGATCCATTCATTGTACTTGAAGATGCTAATATTGAAAAGGCCGCAAATGGAGCAGTGAAGGGACGATTCATCAATTGCGGTCAGTCGTGTATTGCATCAAAAAGATTCTTTGTGTCAAAAAAAATTGTAAACGAGTTTATAGAAAAATTCATCCACAATACATCGAGACTTTCAGTTGGTGATCCGATGATAATTGAAAATGATATGGGACCTCTTGTCAACAAGGAAGCACTTGAGAACATATCTTCTATAGTGGATGACGCAAGAAAGAAGGGCGCAAACGTGTTATTGGGAGGAGAGCGAACTGGTAATGTGGGTTATTTCTACAAGCCCACTATACTTACCAACATCACTCCTGAAATGCGCATTTCACGGGAAGAGACATTCGGACCTGTGGCACCAATTACGGTGTTTGAAGATGAAAAGGAGGCACTACGGCTTGCAAATGATTCAGAATTCGGCCTTGGTGCAAGCATATGGACTGAGAATCTTAACAAAGCAGAAGCACTCTCACGCAGAATTGAATCTGGGATAGTTACCGTCAATAATGTGGTCATATCCGATCCACGAATACCGTTTGGAGGAATAAAGCAAAGTGGGTATGGAAGGGAGCTTTCAAGGTATGGCATGCTCGAGTTTGTAAACATCAAATCGGTCAGATTTTATGATCAGCTAATTCATCATCATTACGTGGAATAG
- a CDS encoding 4-hydroxyphenylacetate 3-hydroxylase family protein produces MAIRTGQEYIQSLRGRNLKVYLFGELVKEPVDHPMIRPSINAVAETYDLAVREEELAAPMSKISGKRVNRFLHIAESAQDLVLQNKMQRKLGQLTGTCFQRCVGMDALNSLHSVTFEIDEKYHTNYHKNLLDFIRKMQEENLVIGGAMTDVKGDRSKAPSEQIDEDLFLHVVKRTPEGVYVTGAKAHQTGCINSHWIIVMPTIRLLEKDKDWAIVGAIPVDAPGITYIYGRQSCDTRSMEEGDIDSGNSKFAGQEAMIIFDNVFIPNNLIFMNGEYEFAAMLVERFTCYHRRSYVCKTGLGDVLIGAAAAIADYNGIPDVSHIRDKLVEMTHLNESIYAAGISSSYQAQEMKSGVWLNDDMLANVCKHNVTRFPYEISRLAQDIAGGIVVTMPSEKDFRHPVTGPLLKKYLAGRKGVDVENRMRILRLIENMTLGRNAVGYLTESMHGAGSPQAQRIQIARQMQLGYKKKLAKSLANVKEDAEDTPENSDYFKRVFKLR; encoded by the coding sequence ATGGCAATTAGGACAGGCCAGGAGTACATCCAAAGTCTTAGGGGCAGAAACCTTAAGGTCTATCTTTTTGGCGAGCTTGTAAAAGAGCCAGTAGACCATCCAATGATACGTCCTTCAATTAATGCAGTTGCAGAAACATATGATCTTGCGGTAAGAGAGGAAGAACTGGCAGCCCCGATGTCAAAAATATCTGGTAAGAGAGTAAATCGATTCCTGCACATTGCAGAATCTGCACAAGATCTCGTACTGCAAAATAAAATGCAACGAAAGCTTGGTCAGTTAACCGGAACATGTTTTCAACGATGTGTAGGTATGGATGCACTAAACTCGCTACATTCTGTAACTTTTGAAATTGATGAGAAATATCATACCAATTATCACAAAAATCTACTGGATTTCATCAGAAAAATGCAAGAGGAAAACCTTGTCATCGGAGGAGCTATGACTGATGTCAAAGGAGACAGAAGCAAGGCCCCAAGCGAGCAGATTGATGAGGATCTGTTCCTGCATGTAGTAAAAAGGACCCCAGAGGGAGTGTATGTGACGGGCGCAAAAGCACACCAGACTGGTTGTATAAACTCACACTGGATAATAGTGATGCCCACAATACGACTTTTGGAAAAGGACAAGGACTGGGCTATAGTGGGAGCAATACCTGTAGATGCCCCAGGAATCACATACATCTACGGCCGACAATCATGTGATACAAGAAGTATGGAAGAAGGTGACATTGATAGCGGCAACTCCAAGTTCGCAGGACAAGAGGCAATGATAATTTTCGATAACGTATTCATTCCAAATAATTTGATATTTATGAACGGTGAATACGAGTTTGCCGCAATGCTTGTCGAGAGATTCACATGTTACCACAGAAGAAGCTATGTGTGCAAAACCGGGCTTGGAGATGTTCTGATAGGCGCCGCAGCAGCAATTGCAGATTATAACGGAATTCCAGATGTATCCCACATTAGGGACAAACTAGTGGAGATGACGCACCTTAACGAATCAATCTATGCTGCAGGAATATCGTCCTCATACCAAGCTCAGGAGATGAAGTCAGGCGTATGGCTTAATGATGACATGCTTGCAAACGTTTGCAAACACAACGTTACAAGATTCCCATATGAGATATCTAGACTTGCTCAAGATATCGCAGGCGGTATAGTGGTAACGATGCCGTCTGAGAAGGACTTTAGACACCCTGTAACAGGACCGCTTTTGAAAAAGTACCTCGCTGGAAGAAAAGGTGTTGATGTTGAGAACAGAATGAGAATTCTAAGACTTATTGAAAATATGACCCTTGGACGAAACGCCGTTGGATACCTTACAGAGTCGATGCATGGAGCAGGCTCTCCACAAGCCCAGAGAATCCAGATTGCGCGACAGATGCAGCTTGGATACAAGAAAAAGCTTGCCAAGAGCCTTGCCAACGTAAAAGAAGATGCAGAAGATACACCTGAGAACTCTGATTACTTTAAGCGTGTCTTTAAACTAAGATAA